One Mugil cephalus isolate CIBA_MC_2020 chromosome 10, CIBA_Mcephalus_1.1, whole genome shotgun sequence genomic window carries:
- the cav2 gene encoding caveolin-2 produces MGFEKEKSDTSIIMDEDEFNRSIEPILSKKGKVYTAEPDRDPNDINAYLKVGFEDVIAEPISTHSFDRVWIGSHAAFELIKFIFYRLLTTLLAVPMAFILGVVFGVLSCIHIWLVMPVIQTYMMLLPSFQVVWRSVMDMFVMPLFHSMGKCLSSIQVQTIED; encoded by the exons ATGGGCTTCGAGAAGGAGAAATCGGACACAAGTATAATTATGGACGAAGATGAGTTCAACAGATCGATTGAGCCCATTCTGTCGAAAAAGGGGAAGGTGTATACGGCGGAGCCGGACCGAGACCCGAACGACATCAATGCGTATTTGAAG GTGGGTTTTGAGGATGTCATCGCGGAGCCCATTTCCACGCACAGCTTCGACAGAGTGTGGATAGGAAGCCACGCCGCCTTTGAGCTGATCAAATTCATCTTTTACCGGCTGCTGACCACGCTGCTGGCTGTACCCATGGCTTTCATCCTCGGAGTAGTCTTCGGTGTGCTCAGCTGCATTCACATCTG GTTGGTGATGCCAGTGATCCAGACCTACATGATGCTCTTACCTTCATTCCAAGTAGTGTGGAGAAGTGTGATGGACATGTTCGTGATGCCGCTCTTCCACAGCATGGGAAAGTGTCTGTCCTCCATTCAGGTTCAAACTATAGAAGACTGA